In the genome of Natronomonas salina, the window AGCGACAGCGAGAGGGAGTCCGGGATGGCGTCGACGACCGCCCGGATCGTCGCGTCGTCGCCGACGAGCGTCGTGCGGATGCTGCCGTCCTCGAGGCAGTCGATGGGCATCTGCAGGACGATCTCGTTGTCCTGCGGGATGGAGAGCAGTCGCTCGACGACGTCGGTCGGCTGGAAGTGGACGTACAAAAGCCCCTCGCGCTCCCCCGAGACGTCGTAGGCGAACACGTCGTCCTGGCCGTCCAGGATGTCCGCCGCCCGCTCGAGGTCGCCGCGGACGCTGTAGAGCGTGACGCAGGTCCCGTCGTTGAGGAGGTTGATCTGCTGGATGCAGTCGCGGGTGACCGTCGGCTCCGCGGCCAGGGCCCGGTCCGCCGGCTGGAGGCCGTCTCCCGCCGGGGCGATGACGACGGTCGCGTATCGCATACGCCTGCATGCGCGGCGAACTTCTTACCTGTTGTGTTACCGCGGATAAACTTCCCTCGAATCGCGGGCGACAGGACGATTGCTCGACGGCCACGATGTGGTGGCATGACACAGGTCAGAGACACGAGCCGCGACCTGCGAATCGACCCTGACAGCGTCGGCGGCGGCTACTTCAAGCACGCCGTCTACAACCACTGGGACCCCTACGAGGACATCGACGCGGTGAAGATGGCCCGGGACCGCGAGCGCATCGTCGAGAGCGACGCCATCGGCGAGGCGGAGTTCCAGGACCTGATGCAGACCGTCGCGCTGTTCGGCGCCGGCGAGGAGGCCGTCACCGAGGACCTCGCACCGCTGATGCTGACGCTGGAGGACATCAACGACCAGATGTTCGTCTCCAGCCAGATCTACGAGGAGGCCAAACACACCCAGTTCTTCGACCGCTACTGGCGGGAGGTCGTCCACCCCGTCGCCGAGGAGCAGGGCTGGGAGAAGGTGAACCCGACCGACCAGCGGTTCTTCGTCGACGGGTACATCGACCTCTTCGACCGCACGGAAGCGGCGATGGAACGACTGCTCGAGGACGGCGAGGACACCCCGGAGAACCGCGTGCGTGCGTACTGTCACTACCACCTCGTCGTCGAGTCCGTCCTCGCCCAGACCGGCTACTACGGCATCACCTCCTCGATGTCGCCGCGCGGCGACCCCGACGTCCCGAAGAAGGACTTCCCCCACCTGGAGGGGCTCGTCGAGGGCGTCTCCTACATCCGCAGCGACGAGGGTCGCCACGTCGGCTTCGGGATGCAGAAGGTCCAGCAGCACCTCGCCGAGGACGGCGTCGACGAACAGGTCGTCCGCGAAACCCTCCAGGACCTCATGCCCCTGGTCGCCGAGACGGTCAGCGCCACCGAGAAGGTCGTCAACCCGATGCCGCTGGTGAACTACGCCCGCGACAAGCTCACCCGCCGCATCGAGATCATCACGAGCAGCGACGCCGCGATCCCCGACGTCGAGGAGCTCGTCGCCCTCGACGACGAACCCGCGGCCGCGGACTGAGCGTCACCGTCGCAGCCCTTCTCGCAGTCGATTTTTGCGATTGGTCGGGGTCGCGCGGCGACGCCCGCGACGCCGCTTCGAGGTGCTAGAGAATGGCACTCCCTTAAGGAGTCAATACAGTCTAACCAGTATTAACATTAAAAATCATAAGGGTTTTGTATCACACTCCGGTCTCTACGGATGCATACGATGAGTGACCCGCAGCCCCGGTGCCGTCCGCGACGAGGCGTCCCCGAGTCGACGCCCGTCGACGGCGCCGGACTGCGCGATCTCAGGAACGAACGCCGGTGTCTCGACCGCGCTGCGGTCCGAGCCCGGTAACCCCCGATACTAACCATGGCACACGACAACGACGGAGAGGACAAGGTCGCAAGCCGAGTCCAGAACACCGAATCGATCGTCCGAGACGTCGACAACCCCGCTGCCCGCGAGCTCCGAGAGAAGTTCGACGAGCAGGACTTCACCTTCGCTCCCGGTCTCTACCACGCGCTCGACGCCCGCCTCGCCGAGATGGCCGGCCTCGACGCCGCGTACATGTCGGGCTACTCGACGGTCCTGGGCCAGTTCGGCTTCCCGGACCTCGAGATGGTCACGATGACCGAGATGGTCGAGAACGCAAAGCGCATCGTCGAGGCGACCAACCTGCCGGTCGTCGCCGACTGTGACACCGGCTACGGCGGCATCCACAACGTCCGCCGCGCCGTCCGCGAGTACGAGAAGGCCGGCGTCGCCGCGGTCCACATCGAGGACCAGACGACGCCCAAGCGCTGCGGTCACATCGCCGGCAAGAAGATCGTCTCCCGCGACGAGGCCGAGGCCCGCTTCAGCGCGGCCGTCGACGCCAAGCAGAGCGAGGACACCATCGTCATCGCCCGTACCGACGCCTACGGCTCCTCGAACGGCGACTGGGACGAGCACCTCGAGCGCGGCCGCCTCTACGCCGACTGCGGCGTCGACCTGGTCTGGCCCGAGATGCCCGACCCGTCCCGCGAGGACGCCGTCGAGTACGCCGAGACCATCCACGAGACCCACCCCGACCTGGACCTGGCGTTCAACTACTCCAGCTCGTTCGCGTGGTCCGAGGAGGAGGACGCACTCACGTTCCAGGAACTGGGCGACCTCGGCTACCAGTACATCTTCATCACTCTCTACGCCCTGCACTCCGGCGCCCACGCCGTCTACGAGGACATGGCGAACATCGCCGAGAACGACGAGGAAGCGCAGTGGGACCTCGAGGGCCGCTACCTGGGCCACGAGACCGAGAGCCACCACGAGCTCTCCTTCGTCTCCCGCTTCCAGGACATCGAGGCGCAGTTCGACCCCGAGGCGAAGGAGCGGATGGAGAAGTCCGCCGGCTTCACCGAGGACGAGAACGAGCCGCTCACGTCGAACAACGACGACGACTGATCGAGCGGCCGCTCGACCCGCGTTTTCCCCTTCTTTCGCGCACCCGTAGTCCCGACTGTACGGCCCGCGTCGACCGTCAAACGAGCCGATTCGGCCAGTTTTAATACCCGCGGCCTGCTCCCTCCGAGTGACTGAGATGACTGCAATCGACAAACGCTCCCACGACCGGAAGTTCGTGCGGACGTTCTTCACCACGCCGACCGCAGAGCAGGGAGAGGACGACTCCGCGAAGAAGCTCCGCAGCGCCATCGAGCTCCGCGGCATGCAGGCCCCCGACGTCTGGGTCCCGGACAACGAGGACGCCACCGCGCCGAACATGCGCGACGAGGGCGCCGAGAACATCGCCGAGGTCGTCGCCGAGGGCGGCGCCGACTTCCCCGGCGAGATCCACCCCCGCGTCGTCTGGCACCGCGACAGCCCCGAGACCCGCTACCGCGGCTTCCAGCACATGCTCGAGATCGCCGACCCCGAGAACGGCGCCGTCGAGAACATCGACGGCTTCGTCATCCCCGAGGTCGGCGACATCGACGACTGGAAGAAGGCCGACGAGTTCATCACCATCGTCGAGAACGAGTACGGCCTCGAGGAGGGCAGCCTCGCGATGTCCGTCATCATCGAGTCCGGCTCCGCCGAACTCGCCATGGAGAAGCTCCGCGAGGAGATGGGCAAGGCATCCAACAACCTCGAGCGGCTCTTCCTCTTGGTCGACGGCGAGGTCGACTACACGAAGGACATGCGCGCCATCACGCCGACCGGCGGCCTCCCCGAGTGGAAGGAGCTCCGCCACAACACCTCGCGTGCGGCCAGCGCGGCCGGCCTGATCTCCGTGGACGGCCCGTACGACGACATCCGTGACGTCGACGGCTACCACGAGCGCATCACCGCCAACAACGCGATGGGCATGCTCGGCATCTGGTCGCTCACCCCCGGCCAGGTCGTCGAGGCCAACCAGAGCCCGCTGCCGCCCGCCGAGGGCTACTGGATCATCGACGCCGACGGCCGCGAGGTCGAACTCGACGACGAGGGCGACGTCCAGGTCTACAACGGCGACCGCGTCGAGCTCGAGGAGGACGGCGACGGCTACGAGCTCGAGGTCGGTAGCGACGAGATCTACGTCGAGAGCGAGGAGGACCTCCAGGCGGAGCTCCTCGACCTGCTCGACTACGTCCCCAGCATGGACGACATCGTCGACTCCATGGAGGAGTTCGAGGCCGCCAAGGAGGCCGGCAAGGGCGCCATCGCGATGACCCAGTCGGCCACCGTCGAGATCGACGGCGTCCAGGTCGACGTCGCCAAGGACCGCATGTGGGACGAGGCGACCTACCAGGCCCTCATGACGCCGATCTCGCTGTTCCAGGACGTCTACCAGAACCGTCCCGACCAGCACGACGACCTCGCGGAGCTGTACAGCGAGGACGTCGTCGAGCGCGCGATGGAAGTCGGCGAGTAAGGAGCGTCGGTCCGCTACCGCTGTTTTCTTGATGGATTCTACCCTTCGAGAGTAGCCGCTGTAGCGATCGAGCGTGACGACGACGACGCCGAGGACACTACCCCGAAAGCCCTCGACCGCTCGCGGTCGCTCGCCCTTTCAGTCCACCGAGGGAGCGGGGCTCCCTCGAGCCCTCGCTCGTTTCACTCGCGAGAACGCCAGGAGTTCGATTCGTCCACCGGCCGTCGCGCTGCCCTTTCCCGGGTCGCGCGGTCGGCCTGGCGGCCGACACGCGCTCCCGGCCGATGGTGAATTGAGGCTGCGGCGTCCGCTCTAGATGGATCTTCGGTCAGGTTATCAGACCGCTCGAAGAGGATTTCAGGAAGGGAAGCGAGGGCCGACTACGCGAGGAACACGTGCCGCGGCCGGTCGGCGAGGACGTCCCGCCCCCACTGGACGGTCTCGCGGAACGCGTCGGAGCGGAAGAACTCCATGGCGTCCTCGCGCTCGCGCCACTGGCTCGCGATGAACATGTCGTTCTCGTCGTCGACGTTGACGAGCAGGCTGGTCTCGAGGTGGCCCTCGAGGTCGGCCAGCTTCTCGCCGACCTCCTCGAAGGTCTCGACGAAGTCCTCGCGGTGCTCGGGCTTGACTGTGTAGAACATCCCCATCGTCCCGAAGTTGCTGGACTCGCCCGCGCGAGCGACGATGCCCGGGAGGTCCGAGAGGAAGCCGCCGGCCTTGTCGGCGGCGTCCTTCGTCTCCCAGACCGAGACGACCGCCGACCGGTCCCCGCCGTGTTCGTCCGCGTAGACGGCCGACGTCACGTGGGTGTCGTAGTGCTCGAAGCGCTCGGCGAGGTCGGCGAGCTCCGACTCCAGTTCCTCGGGGTCGGCCTCGGAGTACAGCACCATCGCGTAGACGTCCTCGCCGTGGGGCTTGCCCGCGTAGACGTCGAGGTCCGCGAGTTCGCCGCGGATGTCGTCGTCCTCGTCGGTGCCGTAGGGTTCGGACTCCCCGTCGCCGAGGTTCGCGCCGATGCCCGGGCCGGCCCCCGAGAGGTCCGAGAGGAAGCCCGAGGCGGTGTTCGCCGCTCGCTCGTTGGCCCACAGCGAGACGACCGCGGTGTCGCCGGAGTCGGCGCGGACCGTCGTCAGGACGTGGGTGTCGTAGTGCTCGAAGTTCTCGCGGAGCCCCTCGACCTCCTCGACGAGCTCCTCGGCGTCCGTCTCCGACCGGAACAGCAGCGCGTAGCCGGCCTCGGGGTGCTCGTCGAGGCTTACGCCGAAGCGGTGGACCCGCCGCTGGAACTCCTCGGGATCCAGTTCCTCGTGTTTGGCCTCACCGCCGGGGCGGCCGCCTCCGCCCGAGGCCGACTCGTCGCCGTCGTCGTCTTCCTCGCCGGAGCCGTCCTCCGAATCAGCATCCAGCGACGCGCCGACGCCGCCGTCGACGCCGGGCAGCTCCGAGAGGAAGCCGGAAGCGGTGTTCGCCGCGCGCTCGTTGGCCCACAGCGACACCACCGCCGTCGTCTCGCCGTCGGAGTGGACGGTCGTCCCCGCGTGGGTGTCGTAGTGGTCGAAGTTCCCCGCCAGCTCCTCGACCTCGTCCTCGAGTTCGTCGGAGTCGGCGTCGGACTCGAAGAGCAGGCCGTAACCCGCGTCGCCCGCGTCGACGCCGAAGCGGTCGGCCCGCTCGAGGAACTCGTCGGCGCCGACCTCGTCGTGCTCGGCGTCGCCCGGCGAGGGGCGGCCGCCGCCACCGGACGACCCGGAGTCGGCGTCGCCGTGGTGTCGGCCGGAGTCCCGTCCGGACTCGGTCGGCGGGTGGCTCTCCTCGCCCGCACCGGGGGCGAGGTCCAGGGTGTCGCCCTCGAGCGACCGGTCGGTCGGGACGGCCTCGCCGTCGAAGACCGCCCGGAGGTCCTCCGGCGGGAACTGCCGGCCGACGTAGAAGGGGCCGAACTCGGCGAACCGCGAGGAGGAGGGGTCGAACCGCATCTCGTACAGCAGGTGCTTGATGTCCGTCGGGTCGTCGGCGAACAGCGTCACGCCCCACTCGTGGTCGTCGAGGCCGACGCTGCCGGTGATGATCTGGGTCACCTTGCCGGCGTACTCCCGGCCGATGTCGCCGTGGGCCGACATGTACTCGGCGCGCTCCTCGAAGGGGAGGTCGTACCAGTTGTCCTCGGGGCCGCGGCGCTTGTCCATCGGGTAGAAGCAGACGTGGTCGGCGTCCGGGATCTCCGGGTAGATGCGCTGCTTCATGTAGTTGCGCATACCCGCGTCCTCGATGTCGTCGAGGCCGTCGGTAAGGTCCTCGTGCATGTACCCCGAAACCTCGGTGACCGAGACGTACGAGGAGGCGCGCTCGGTGACCTCCGCTAACGCGGTCGACTCGAAGCGCCGCTCGGCGCGATCGAGGTGCTCCAGCGTCGGCCGGAGGTGCAGTATCAGCAGGTCGGCCTTGTGGCCGACGATGGAGAAGACCGCCGACCCGCCCTCCTCGGCGTCCGCCAGCGCCGCGTGCGACTGCAGGTAGTCGATGCCTTCCTCGACGGCCCGCTCCCGCTCGCGGTCGGGGGCCGCCCGCCAGGAGTCCCAGTCGATGTGCCGGAGGTCGTGGAGGGCGTACCACCCCTCCTCCGTCCCCGGCGGTCGCCGTCGTACCATGGCGGCCGGTTCGAACGCGCGACTAATGGTGTTTGTGAGTTCCGCGGGTCGGGGCAGCGAAGCGGCCGGGCGAATCCCCTTCTCCCTCACGTCGACTCGTTACTCCCTCAGAGAATCCCTTGAAGGTTCTAAAAGAATCTGGAAGGGTCGTTAATGGTCGGAAGGTCGCCGGTAAAACGCGAACGGTTCCGCGAACGGAGTTGAACTGATGCTAACCCTCTCGCGTTTATATGGGGTGGGCGGGCCAAGGATGGAGCGAGGAGAGCCCCCATGTCGAGCGCAACACCGTCACGTCAGACGTCAGCCCGGCCGGCTGGATTCCTCGCATCCTGCATCGAGCAGTGCTTCGCGGGTGTCCGCGCGATAGCGTTCTGGGCCGCAGCCCTGCTCCCGCTGCTGGTCCTCGTCGCGCTGGTCACCGGCGTCGCGGGTCGATACCCGTCCGCGCTGACTGGCTCGCTCGCCGTGAACGTCGTCTGCGCCGTCATCGGTCACGGGCACTCGCCGAACTGAGTCGCGGCTCCGAGTCGCGCCGACGAGTCGCTCGCCGACGGCCGTCGCGGGGGCGACCGCTCCCCTTCCATCGCTGGCATACCCGCCCCCGGGTGGCCCGCCGCTCTCCTCGTTTACGTTCTCAGAGCAACTGCGGGACGAACAGCATCCCCAGCAGGCTCACGATCATCGTGACACTGATAGTGGTCGTCACCGCGCTCGCCAGCGTCGGCGTCGCCTCGATGGGGAGCCGCGCCAGGATCGCCTCGACGCAGGACCGGAGGATGTGCCCGCCGTCGAGGGGGTAGGATGGGATGCAGTTGAACAGCCCGAGGTTGATGTTCACCCACCCGGTCCAGAAGAGGACGTTCACCAGCCCGAATATCGCCCCGGCGCTCAGCGGGCCGGAGACCTCGTAGAAGTTCGCGACGCTGCCGTTGAAGCCCGCGAAGTTGTAGCCGAGGTTCGGGTCGACGACGCTCGCGAACGGCAGGACGAGCAGCGCGAAGGTCCGGGAGATGAACGTCACGAGCGGGTCGTCGCCCCAGCCGCCGCCGCCCAGCAGCGAGTGGTACTGCTCGGCGGGGTAGGTGTCGATGCCGAAGTCGTCGACGACGACGCCGCTGGTCCCCTGCTGGATGCCGCCGACGCCGAGGTAGCCGTGGTCGTCGGTGGGATGCTCGCCGAGTTCGACCTCGTAGACCTGGCGCTCGCCGTTCCAGGGGTCGGCGCCGTCGCCGTGGTAGGCGACGACCTCCACCGTCTGGCCGGGGTCGGTCTCGGAGAGGACGCTCGACAGCGCCTCCGGGGTCGGCGTCCGCTCCCCGCCGACGCTGTGGATCAAGACGGGCGTGTCGGGTGCCCCCGCCTCCGAGAGGGGGTCGCCGTCCGGCACGGTGCTGGCGAAGACGCCGACCGGGAACTGCGTCGTGCCGTTCTCCGTCTCGACCTCGACGGTCTCGCTGCCGTTCAGCGCCGCCTCGAAGGCCGACTCGGTGTAGACCGTCTCGCCGTCGACGGCCCGGACGGTCGTCCCGGTCCCGATCGGCGCGTCGACGACCGCGCGCGTGACGATGAGCTCCCGCTCGACGGTGACCGCCTCGCCGTCGCGGCGGTCGACGGTCACCTCCCGGTCGGCCTCGGCGAGCGCCGCCTCGAACTCCTCCTCGTCGGCGACGGGCTGGCCGTTCACCTCGGTCAGCACGTCGCCGCGCTCGATGCCGGCGTCCTCGGCGGCCGACCCGGGGAGGGCACCGCCGATGGCGACCCCGGGGACGACCGCCACCGCGTTCGCGACGATAGCGAACAGCAGTGCGAACGCCAGAGCGGTGACGAGGAAGTTGTTCGTCACGCCGGCGGCGAACATCCGCACCTTGCTGCCGCGGTCGGCCGCCTCCTGGCTCTCCTCGTCCGGCTGGACGAACGCGCCCAGCGGGACGAGCGCGATGAGCGCGACGCCCATCGAGTCGATGTCGATGTCCTCGACGCGGCACAGCAGGCCGTGGCCCCCCTCGTGGACCACCAGGCCGACGAGCAGGCCGACGAGGATGTCGACCGCGGCCGCCCACGGCAGGAACTGGTTGACGCCGGGGATGACCAGCGCGTCCTGCGGGCGGACGAACCCGGTCGTCGCCTCCGGGTTCGTCGCGATGCTGACCGCCGAGAGCAGCACGGCGAAGAAGGAGCCGACCATGATGACGATGGCGACGCCCACCCCGAGGTTCCCCCAGGCCCGCCAGAGGCGCTTCGGCGTCGCCAGCCAGTTCAGGAACGAGCGCCCGCGCTGGGTGTGGATGGTGAGGATCGGTCCGGAGACCGTCAGCGACGACGGCAGCACCCCCCGGGACTTGAGGGCCATCGCCGCCGACGTGTAGAGGAGGATACCGACGAGTATCCAGAGCAGCGTACTCATTGTGCGAGATAGGGGCTCCGCGCGTCAAAAAGTCCGTCGTTGTGCGGCTCCGTTCGGATGGACTAGATGTAGCCGTCCGGAACGGCCGCGTCGTCGCCGTCCGTGCCCGACGCGATGCCCTCCTGGACCGCGGCGAGCTCCCGGCCCCGCTCGGTGAGCGACACCACGTTCCGGTCGCGGTCGTGGGCGACGATCCCCTCGTCGGCCAGCTTTGGCACGTGACAGTGGTGCAGGGCGGCGTAGACGTCGGCGACCGTCTCGTGGCTGCTCTCCGCGACCGAGGGGTCGAGGTTCCGGGCGGCGACCTCCGCGGCGGCGTCGGCCATGGCGATCCCCTCCCGGCGGCCTCCGAGGCAGTCCACGAGCGCGCGGCGGTAGACGTGGCTCATGAGGCGGTAGGCGCTCGTTTCCTCGAGGGCATTCCGCTCCGATTCACGGTCTCGGTGGGTGCTCATTGCCCCTCGTTACGGACCCACGTGGATGAGCCTCAGCCCTCTCACGGGAGGCCCATTATATGGACACCCGTACAGTGTGGTCGAGGGAGCCAGTCGATTTTCCGAGGGCAGAGAAGGTGATCCGGGCCGTCGAGTGGGCAGCTGCAGCCCGAACCGGGTCGCGGGAAAACGGGTACCGCCGTCAGATGTCGGGGGCCTCGCCGCCGAACTCCTCGATGAGTTCGGGGACGACCTCGAAGAGGTCGTCGACGATGCCGTAGTCGGCGAGGTCGTAGATGGGGGCGTTCGGGTCCTTGTTGATCGCGATGATGGTGTCGGCGCCCTTCATGCCCGCGACGTGCTGGACGGCGCCGGAGATACCGATGGCGATGTAGACGTCGGGCGTGACGACCTTGCCGGACTGGCCGACCTGGCGGTTCTTCGGCAGCCAGCCGTTGTCGACGATGGGGCGCGACGAGGAGAGGGTGGCGCCGAGGGCGTCGGCGAGCTCTTCGACGAGCGGGAGGTTCTCCTCCTCCTCGATGCCGCGGCCGATGGAGACGAGGACGTCGGCCTCCGTGATGTCGACGTCGCCGCCGCCGACCTCCTCGAAGCCGTTGACCGTGCTGCCGAGGGCGCTCTCGTCGATGTCGACGTCGACGGCCTCGATGGCGGCGTCGCCGTCGGCCTCCGCCTGCGGCCACTCGGCCGAGCGGATGGTGATGGCGAACTGGTCCTCGCCGATGTCGTAGGTCGTCTCGACCTTGCCACCGTACTGCTCGCGGGTGACCTCGACGGGCGAGCCGCCCTCGAGGCCGATGACGTCCGTGACCAGCGGCAGGTCGAGGCTCTCGGCGACGGCGGGCGCGTAGTCCAGCCCGTTGACCGAGTTCGGCATCAGCAGCGCCGACGGGTCGAGTTCGGCGTGGAGCTGCTCGATGGCCTGCGCGTAGATGCCGTGGTTGAACTCCTCGCCCTCGTCGACGGTGTAGATGGTGTCGACGCCCTCGCGGTTGACGTCGCTGGCGAAGGAGTCGACGTCGCCGCCGATGACCGCGAGTTCGAGGTCCTCGCCTAGCTCGTCGGCCAGTTCGCGGCCGACCGTGACGAGTTCGTAGGAGACGTCGCGGAGGCTCCCGCGGCGGTGCTCGGTGATCGCGAGGACGCTCATGACTCGACCACCCCCTTGTCGCGGAGGAATTCAGCGAGCTCCGAGGCCGTGTCGCTGGCGTCGCCCTCCCAGAGGGTCGCGTCGCCCTCGGACTCGGGTTCGTACATGTCGGTGCGCTCGACCGGGGACTCGACGACGTCGGCGTCGAGGCCGATGTCGTCGAGGCCCTGGGCGTCGAGCGGCTTCCGCTGGGCCTGCCGGATGCCGCGCAGGCTGGCGTAGCGGGGCTCGTTGATCCCGGTCTGGATGGTGAGCACGGCGGGGAGGTCGACGTCGGTCAGCTCCTCGACGCCGCCCTCGAGTTCGCGGCGGACGCTGGCGACGCCGGCGTCGGCGTCGAGGTCCAGGGCGTTGACGACCGCGGCCCACTCGAAGTCGAGCTTCTCGGCGAGGGCGACGCCGGTCGCGCCGTTGGCGTCGTCGCCGGCCTGGACGCCCGAGAGGATGAAGTCGGGGTCCTCCTCCTCGGCGACTGCCGCCAGGATCTCGGCCTTCGTGTCGACGTCGAGGAACTGGGCGTCCTCGAGGGAGTCGTCCCACACGCGGATCGCGCGGTCGGCGCCCTTCGCGAGCGCCATCCGGATGGTCTCCTCGGAGCGCTCGGGCCCGATGGTGACCGAGACGACCTCCACGTCGTCGTTGTCCTCGCTGATCTGTACGGCCTCCTCAACGGCGTAGTCGTCCCACTCGTTGAGGTCGTATTCGAGGGAGCTGTCGGCGATGTCGAGTCCGGAGATATCGAACTCGTCGTCGACCTCGGCTACCTCTTTTACGGTGACGAGTATTTTCATAGCGGCTAGTCGTCTGCAAGTGACGCCCGTTCGTGGTTAAACGTTTCCGAATCGTACGGTGTTTGCGCCCCGTTTATCGGGGACTGAACACTGTTCAACGCCGTACAGCGTCGGGCTACTCCTCGTCGTGGCCGGCCGCGAGATCGCCGACGTTCTCGCCGGGGAGGCTGATGAGGTTCTCCCGGCCGATCCGGAGCTTGTCGATCCGTTCGTCGTCCTCCATCGACGACAGCAACTGGGAGACCTTCGCGTTCGACCAGCCGGTCTCCTTGACGATGTTCGCCTGCTTCATCCGGCCGCCGTTCCGCTCGAGGAGGTACTCGACGCGCTCCTCGTCGGAGAGTAACTCGAGGTCCTCCTCCTCGTCTTCGTCCTCGTCCTCGTCGGCCGCGCCGGCCGCGCCAGCCGCCGCGACCGCTCCTCCCGCGCCGTTCGCGCCGCCGGACTCCGCAGTCCCGCCGGTCTCCGCCGAGGCTTCGGCCGGAACGGGTTCGGGTGTCCGTTCGGAGTCGTCGTCCCGACGCCACAGCAGGAAGACGCCCAGGCCGAGCGCCCCGGCGCTCAACAACATGGCGCCGCCGAGCAGGATGGTCGAGAGGTTCAGGGGCGGCAACGGCGAGTTGGTCGGCGGGTAGACGATCTCGAAGTACCCGGGCTCGAACGTCTGCTCGCCCTCCCACCGCAGGTCGCCCTCCTGGGCGCCGGTGGGGGCCGTCGTCGGGCCGCCGTAGCCCGGCGGTGACCTGATGACGAGCGTCTCCCCCTCGTCGAGGCCCGGGAGCCAGGTGCCGTCGGTCGTGTTGAACGCGTCGTCGACGTACATCGTCCCGTTCTCGTCGATGCGGGCGAAGGACGTCCAGGTGAACGAGACGCGGAGCTTCCCGTAACTGTCGACCTCGCCGTCGTCGGTCTCGTTGACGATGGCGGCCGAGCGCTCCTCGGAACGGATCGACATGTCGCGCCCGCTGGCCATCGAGGCCTCCGCCGCCGCCTGCCGGAATGTGTCGCTGCCGAGCTGGAAGTCGCGTTCGCCCTCCTCGAAGGAGTCGGCGAACGACCGGAAGTGCCGGATGTCCTCGTCGTCCTCGAGGGGGACGGTGGCGACGATGCTCCAGCGCGCGTCGCCGTCGGACTGGAGCTGCGCCTCGAGGCGTAGCTCCTCGCTATCGGTCTGGGCGGTCGCTGGCGCGGCCCCGCACACAACCGCGGTCAGGAGGAGGGCACAGATCAGGAGGGGGACCCGACGCCGCATGCGTGAGGTATGGACACCCCCGCGGGAAAACGCTTTCCATCAGGTGATAAAACGTCTCCACGCCCGATAAAGCGTCTCGATAGCTTTGCTCCGCTCGTTAGGGAGTGACTCGGGGCGGCGGCTTTTTGTTCTCCGACGACGACGCCCCCCACATGGACGGGACCCGCGCCATCGTACTCGCCCTCCTCCTCTGTCTGGCGCCGCTCGGCGTTATCTCCGCCGGCGCGATGCAGACCCAGCAGAACGCCACCATGACGGTCGTCCCCCAGGACGGCTCCGCGGAATACCTCGCACCGCCCGCCGACCGCGTCGAGCGGAGCAGCCTCGGGACGGCGTCGATAGACGTCGCCGGCGCCGTCGGCGCGAACGTCGGCCAGGTACGTTCCACCTACCACCGGGTCAGTTTCCAGCGGTCCTACCGCGAGGCGGAGTCGCGGTCCGAGCGGCGCTCGATCGTCACGAACGGGACCGAACGCGTCGGCGACCGGGTCGACGAACTGGAGCAAAAAGAGCGGCGCGCCGTCGAAAGGTACAGCGCCGGCGAGATCGGCCAGCGGGAACTCGTCAGGAAGCTCGCCGTGATCGACCAGGAGTCCAGGACCCTCGAGTCGACGGTCGACTGGCTGGAGACGCGCGCCGACAACCTCGGGATGTACGAGACCGAGAACGAACTCGCGCTCCACCGGAGCCGCCTCCGG includes:
- a CDS encoding site-2 protease family protein, encoding MSTLLWILVGILLYTSAAMALKSRGVLPSSLTVSGPILTIHTQRGRSFLNWLATPKRLWRAWGNLGVGVAIVIMVGSFFAVLLSAVSIATNPEATTGFVRPQDALVIPGVNQFLPWAAAVDILVGLLVGLVVHEGGHGLLCRVEDIDIDSMGVALIALVPLGAFVQPDEESQEAADRGSKVRMFAAGVTNNFLVTALAFALLFAIVANAVAVVPGVAIGGALPGSAAEDAGIERGDVLTEVNGQPVADEEEFEAALAEADREVTVDRRDGEAVTVERELIVTRAVVDAPIGTGTTVRAVDGETVYTESAFEAALNGSETVEVETENGTTQFPVGVFASTVPDGDPLSEAGAPDTPVLIHSVGGERTPTPEALSSVLSETDPGQTVEVVAYHGDGADPWNGERQVYEVELGEHPTDDHGYLGVGGIQQGTSGVVVDDFGIDTYPAEQYHSLLGGGGWGDDPLVTFISRTFALLVLPFASVVDPNLGYNFAGFNGSVANFYEVSGPLSAGAIFGLVNVLFWTGWVNINLGLFNCIPSYPLDGGHILRSCVEAILARLPIEATPTLASAVTTTISVTMIVSLLGMLFVPQLL
- a CDS encoding DUF7344 domain-containing protein; translated protein: MSTHRDRESERNALEETSAYRLMSHVYRRALVDCLGGRREGIAMADAAAEVAARNLDPSVAESSHETVADVYAALHHCHVPKLADEGIVAHDRDRNVVSLTERGRELAAVQEGIASGTDGDDAAVPDGYI
- a CDS encoding electron transfer flavoprotein subunit beta/FixA family protein, giving the protein MKILVTVKEVAEVDDEFDISGLDIADSSLEYDLNEWDDYAVEEAVQISEDNDDVEVVSVTIGPERSEETIRMALAKGADRAIRVWDDSLEDAQFLDVDTKAEILAAVAEEEDPDFILSGVQAGDDANGATGVALAEKLDFEWAAVVNALDLDADAGVASVRRELEGGVEELTDVDLPAVLTIQTGINEPRYASLRGIRQAQRKPLDAQGLDDIGLDADVVESPVERTDMYEPESEGDATLWEGDASDTASELAEFLRDKGVVES
- a CDS encoding helix-turn-helix transcriptional regulator, giving the protein MRRRVPLLICALLLTAVVCGAAPATAQTDSEELRLEAQLQSDGDARWSIVATVPLEDDEDIRHFRSFADSFEEGERDFQLGSDTFRQAAAEASMASGRDMSIRSEERSAAIVNETDDGEVDSYGKLRVSFTWTSFARIDENGTMYVDDAFNTTDGTWLPGLDEGETLVIRSPPGYGGPTTAPTGAQEGDLRWEGEQTFEPGYFEIVYPPTNSPLPPLNLSTILLGGAMLLSAGALGLGVFLLWRRDDDSERTPEPVPAEASAETGGTAESGGANGAGGAVAAAGAAGAADEDEDEDEEEDLELLSDEERVEYLLERNGGRMKQANIVKETGWSNAKVSQLLSSMEDDERIDKLRIGRENLISLPGENVGDLAAGHDEE
- a CDS encoding electron transfer flavoprotein subunit alpha/FixB family protein is translated as MSVLAITEHRRGSLRDVSYELVTVGRELADELGEDLELAVIGGDVDSFASDVNREGVDTIYTVDEGEEFNHGIYAQAIEQLHAELDPSALLMPNSVNGLDYAPAVAESLDLPLVTDVIGLEGGSPVEVTREQYGGKVETTYDIGEDQFAITIRSAEWPQAEADGDAAIEAVDVDIDESALGSTVNGFEEVGGGDVDITEADVLVSIGRGIEEEENLPLVEELADALGATLSSSRPIVDNGWLPKNRQVGQSGKVVTPDVYIAIGISGAVQHVAGMKGADTIIAINKDPNAPIYDLADYGIVDDLFEVVPELIEEFGGEAPDI